A genome region from Conger conger chromosome 16, fConCon1.1, whole genome shotgun sequence includes the following:
- the cant1a gene encoding soluble calcium-activated nucleotidase 1, which produces MLVARGSGQTGQNEWMTSLRISVGGLPVLSSMTSGMDSRFRLRWRAIVAAIAVFSILLLFYWMATNSWSRPPIPMGLGWRPGKVGAGAVPEGVTRYNDTYPLSPPEHTVQGLRYRIGVIADLDKASHDPKGRTWFSYLRRGHLLVSESGDQVAVEWDLERTMLESHLAEKDRGMELSELVAFNGHLYSVDDRTGVVYRIEGNKAVPWVILPDGDGSVSKGFKAEWLAVKDEHLYVGGLGKEWTTTTGEFVNDNPEWVKVVGFRGDVRHENWVPQYTSLREAAGIKPPGYLIHESAAWSDTLQRWFFLPRRASSQRYDETADERRGTNLVLSCSPNFRDIVVSQVGPLDPTHGFSSFKFVPNTDDQIVLALKSEEDAGKIASYILAFTLDGRVLLPETKIGDVKYEGLEFI; this is translated from the exons CTTCCGGTGCTTTCCTCCATGACCAGCGGCATGGACTCGCGCTTCCGCCTCCGCTGGCGCGCCATCGTAGCCGCCATCGCCGTCTTCTCCATCTTGCTCCTGTTCTACTGGATGGCAACTAACTCCTGGTCCCGACCCCCCATCCCTATGGGCCTGGGCTGGCGGCCAGGCAAGGTTGGGGCGGGGGCGGTGCCAGAGGGGGTGACGCGCTACAACGACACCTACCCGCTGTCCCCTCCCGAGCACACGGTCCAGGGGCTCCGCTACCGCATCGGCGTGATCGCCGACCTCGACAAGGCCTCGCACGACCCCAAAGGCCGCACCTGGTTCAGCTACCTGCGGCGGGGACACCTGCTGGTGTCGGAGAGCGGAGACCAGGTCGCTGTGGAGTGGGACCTGGAGAGGACAATGTTGGAGAGCCACCTGGCCGAAAAAGACCGGGGCATGGAGCTGTCTGAGCTGGTGGCCTTCAACGGGCACCTGTACAGCGTGGACGATCGCACGGGCGTGGTCTACCGCATCGAGGGCAACAAGGCCGTGCCCTGGGTCATCCTGCCCGACGGAGACGGCTCAGTCTCCAAAG ggtTCAAAGCGGAGTGGCTGGCGGTGAAGGACGAGCACCTGTACGTGGGCGGGCTGGGGAAGGAGTGGACCACCACCACGGGGGAGTTTGTCAACGACAACCCCGAGTGGGTGAAGGTGGTGGGTTTCCGTGGTGATGTGAGGCACGAAAACTGGGTGCCCCAGTACACCTCCCTGCGGGAAGCGGCCGGGATCAAGCCCCCAG GTTATCTGATCCACGAGTCGGCTGCATGGAGTGACACTCTGCAGCGCTGGTTCTTCCTCCCGCGCCGGGCCAGCTCCCAGCGCTACGACGAGACGGCTGACGAGCGCCGGGGCACCAACCTGGTGCTCAGCTGCTCGCCCAACTTCCGCGACATCGTGGTCAGCCAGGTGGGGCCGCTGGACCCCACCCACGGCTTCTCCTCCTTCAAGTTCGTCCCCAACACCGACGACCAGATCGTCCTGGCCCTCAAGTCTGAGGAGGACGCGGGCAAGATTGCCAGCTACATCCTGGCCTTCACCCTGGACGGCCGCGTCCTACTCCCCGAGACCAAGATTGGGGACGTGAAGTACGAGGGGCTGGAGTTCATCTAG